A part of Desulfomicrobium baculatum DSM 4028 genomic DNA contains:
- a CDS encoding cytochrome C oxidase subunit IV family protein produces MTTHTHIMPFALLTKIWLALMVLTGITVGVTSFDFGYLNVLVAMAVASAKALLVIFFFMHLKYENRILGVFLLLVFVILAIFIGFTFFDVAMRPETTP; encoded by the coding sequence ATGACAACACATACTCACATCATGCCCTTCGCTCTCCTGACCAAGATCTGGCTGGCCCTGATGGTCCTGACCGGCATCACGGTGGGGGTGACGAGCTTCGACTTCGGATACCTGAACGTGCTGGTGGCCATGGCCGTGGCCTCGGCCAAGGCGCTGCTGGTTATCTTCTTCTTCATGCACCTCAAATACGAAAATCGCATCCTCGGGGTCTTTCTGCTGCTGGTTTTCGTCATCCTGGCCATCTTCATCGGCTTCACCTTTTTCGACGTGGCGATGCGGCCGGAGACGACCCCATGA
- a CDS encoding RNA polymerase sigma factor, with protein MEQWENQDDAWAVSRTLQGDTKAFSVIVRRYQGPIFRLMLRFSRDEHAAGELAQDAFVRAFERLESYDSKRRFFTWLYTLALNLARDHSRRYARTAFEHHGLELAGSDGGNDPLAILEGARLHDALRDLPPKYKEALALRYIEGMSLAEVAATLGLSMSGVKMRIHRALRMLRESYGENR; from the coding sequence ATGGAGCAATGGGAAAACCAAGATGACGCCTGGGCCGTAAGCCGCACCTTGCAGGGCGATACAAAAGCTTTTTCCGTGATTGTCAGGCGTTATCAGGGACCGATCTTCAGACTCATGCTGCGCTTTTCCCGAGACGAACACGCGGCTGGCGAGCTGGCGCAGGACGCATTTGTCAGGGCTTTTGAGCGTCTGGAATCCTATGACTCCAAACGCCGCTTCTTCACCTGGCTCTACACACTGGCCCTGAACCTGGCTCGCGATCATTCGCGGCGCTATGCGCGAACCGCGTTTGAGCATCACGGTCTTGAGCTGGCCGGTTCGGACGGAGGGAACGACCCGCTGGCAATTCTGGAAGGCGCAAGGCTGCATGATGCGCTGCGCGACCTGCCGCCAAAATACAAAGAAGCCCTGGCCCTGCGCTATATCGAGGGCATGTCCCTGGCCGAAGTGGCAGCAACGCTCGGGCTGTCCATGAGTGGCGTCAAGATGCGGATACACCGGGCTCTGCGCATGCTGCGCGAGAGCTATGGAGAGAACCGATGA
- a CDS encoding tetratricopeptide repeat protein — translation MKIFLPTCLTLLLLAMAGCADVKSTFVGQYYLNAAEYAQGRSAFTSKLSENPDDPILNYYMARFELGADNPEAARPFIEKAVRLAPDNADYRFWEGVTWWALMEPDKEKAAYEKALAINPEHLSANLYLGHNELDRGKNAVALDYYAHVLRMDPEEPQALFNTAVALDRLGRSPEMRRAMKQYLDLYPDGPMARLGTDMLNRNGDFSWRNHMLGLRTVTLKSIEFEADSAALTEDSKDSLAVLGSILAIKQDLDLHVVVYAKGNSTLARQRALAIRGYVSGMHPEVSPKRLIPSWFDQPEIIKIDGRSHAKAESVSIFTNVQ, via the coding sequence ATGAAGATATTCCTGCCGACATGCCTTACCCTGCTGCTCCTGGCCATGGCCGGATGCGCCGACGTCAAGTCCACCTTCGTGGGACAATACTATCTGAACGCGGCCGAATACGCGCAAGGTCGCTCCGCGTTCACCTCCAAATTGAGCGAAAACCCCGACGATCCGATACTGAACTACTACATGGCGCGTTTCGAACTTGGAGCTGACAACCCGGAAGCCGCTCGACCTTTCATTGAAAAGGCCGTTCGCCTGGCTCCGGACAATGCCGATTACCGCTTCTGGGAAGGCGTGACCTGGTGGGCGCTGATGGAACCCGACAAGGAAAAGGCCGCCTACGAAAAAGCCCTCGCCATCAATCCTGAGCATCTGTCCGCCAACCTGTACCTCGGGCACAACGAGCTCGACCGGGGCAAGAATGCCGTGGCCCTCGACTACTATGCACACGTCCTGCGCATGGATCCTGAAGAGCCACAAGCCCTGTTCAACACTGCCGTGGCCCTTGACCGGCTCGGCCGTAGCCCGGAAATGCGGCGGGCCATGAAACAATATCTGGACCTCTATCCTGACGGCCCGATGGCTCGCCTGGGAACGGACATGCTCAATCGGAACGGTGACTTTTCCTGGCGCAACCACATGCTCGGACTGCGCACGGTCACCCTCAAATCCATCGAATTCGAGGCCGACAGCGCCGCTCTGACCGAAGACTCGAAAGACTCGTTGGCAGTGCTCGGGTCCATTCTGGCCATCAAGCAGGATTTGGATTTGCATGTGGTCGTCTACGCTAAAGGAAATTCCACTCTGGCCCGTCAACGGGCGCTTGCGATCAGGGGCTATGTCAGCGGCATGCATCCCGAAGTCTCGCCAAAACGGCTCATACCGAGTTGGTTCGACCAACCCGAAATCATAAAAATCGACGGTCGGTCCCACGCAAAGGCCGAATCCGTCTCCATCTTCACCAACGTACAATGA
- the ctaD gene encoding cytochrome c oxidase subunit I, translated as MHSPGETVPFLDPYPGRSGILSWIFSTDHKRIGMLYLWSILSMFAVGVVLGVLMRLELIAPGRTIMDAQTYNAMFTLHGVVMIFLLVIPGIPAAFGNILLPLQIGAEDVSFPRLNLLSWWLYLTGAVLAVTSLFTGGGPPDTGWTFYVPFSERTTTNVSLAVVAVFILGFSSILTGLNFITTIHRLRAPQMSWGKLPLFTWSLYATAWIQLLATPVLGITVALVFIERLLGIGLFDPSKGGDPLLYQHLFWIYSHPAVYIMIVPAMGVVSDIIPAFARKSVFGYKAIAISSLAIAFAGSLVWAHHMFVSGMSDTAVMVFSFLTFVVAIPSAVKVFNWVATLYKGSIYLEPPLMFALGFIFLFSAGGLTGLVLGSAGTNIHVHDTYFVVAHFHYVIFGGTGFGLFAAMHFWFPKIFGRMYDRRMANLSWYLLIGGFNMLYFPMFIVGLQGMPRRYYDYLPMYQTGQLVSTVGSWVLVAGLIVMFYGLSKCLRGPRTVGNNPWGAATLEWTLPSPPPHLTFIDPPDVPRGPYSYEGVSRDE; from the coding sequence ATGCATTCTCCCGGCGAAACCGTGCCCTTTCTTGATCCGTATCCGGGTCGAAGCGGCATCCTGTCCTGGATCTTCTCCACGGATCACAAGCGCATCGGCATGCTCTACCTGTGGTCCATCCTGAGCATGTTCGCCGTCGGCGTGGTGCTGGGCGTGCTCATGCGCCTGGAACTCATCGCGCCGGGACGGACCATCATGGACGCCCAGACCTACAACGCCATGTTCACCCTGCACGGCGTGGTCATGATCTTTCTTCTTGTCATCCCAGGCATCCCGGCGGCCTTCGGCAACATTCTGCTGCCGCTGCAGATCGGCGCCGAGGACGTGTCCTTTCCACGCCTCAACCTCCTTTCCTGGTGGCTGTACCTGACCGGAGCGGTCCTGGCCGTGACCAGCCTCTTCACCGGCGGCGGCCCGCCGGACACGGGCTGGACCTTTTACGTGCCGTTCAGCGAGCGGACCACGACCAACGTCTCCCTGGCCGTGGTCGCGGTCTTCATCCTCGGCTTTTCGTCCATTCTGACGGGGCTCAATTTCATCACCACCATCCATCGCCTGCGTGCTCCGCAGATGAGCTGGGGCAAGCTCCCGCTCTTCACCTGGTCGCTCTATGCAACGGCCTGGATTCAGCTTTTGGCCACGCCGGTGCTGGGCATCACCGTGGCCCTGGTCTTCATCGAACGCCTGCTCGGCATCGGTCTCTTCGACCCCTCCAAGGGCGGGGATCCGCTCCTGTACCAGCACCTGTTCTGGATCTACTCGCATCCGGCCGTGTACATCATGATCGTGCCGGCCATGGGCGTGGTTTCGGACATCATTCCGGCCTTCGCGCGCAAGTCGGTCTTCGGGTACAAGGCCATCGCCATATCGAGCCTGGCCATCGCCTTCGCCGGTTCTCTGGTCTGGGCCCACCACATGTTCGTCAGCGGCATGAGCGATACGGCCGTCATGGTTTTTTCCTTTCTGACTTTCGTGGTGGCCATTCCGTCTGCCGTCAAGGTCTTCAACTGGGTGGCCACCCTGTACAAGGGCTCCATCTATCTGGAGCCGCCGCTCATGTTCGCCCTCGGTTTCATCTTCCTCTTCTCGGCCGGAGGGCTGACGGGGCTGGTGCTGGGCTCTGCCGGCACGAACATCCATGTCCACGACACGTACTTCGTGGTCGCGCATTTCCATTATGTCATCTTCGGCGGCACGGGCTTCGGGCTCTTCGCGGCCATGCACTTCTGGTTTCCGAAAATCTTCGGACGCATGTACGACCGCCGCATGGCCAACTTAAGCTGGTACCTGCTCATCGGCGGATTCAACATGCTCTATTTTCCCATGTTCATCGTCGGCCTGCAGGGCATGCCGCGCCGCTATTACGATTACCTGCCCATGTACCAGACCGGGCAGTTGGTCTCCACGGTCGGCTCCTGGGTGCTGGTCGCGGGGCTCATTGTCATGTTCTATGGCCTGTCCAAATGTCTGCGCGGGCCGCGCACCGTGGGGAACAATCCCTGGGGCGCCGCCACCCTGGAGTGGACTCTGCCGAGCCCGCCGCCGCACCTGACCTTCATCGATCCGCCGGACGTGCCGCGCGGCCCCTATTCCTACGAGGGGGTGAGCCGCGATGAGTGA
- the coxB gene encoding cytochrome c oxidase subunit II, whose protein sequence is MTPSITKVAAQVDHVFLLIFGVSAAILVFITVLMVWFVIRYHHTRSPKAADIRGNVLAEVIWTVIPSLLVMGMFYYGWASFKALRSVPADAMRVQVTARMWSWVFEYENGKRSSTLYVPLDRAVRLDMTSVDVIHSFFVPAFRIKMDTVPGMQTYAWFQAQREGTYDILCAEYCGLRHSNMLSTVEVMATDDFRQWYESSAQGNEAAIGLLESYGCTGCHSLDGSEEMGPTLLNIYGARRSVSDVNGTREAFVDEAYLRRAIVEPDAELVVGFEGMPSYKEEMPQQDLDAIIKYLTGGATRDLDRGRQLMEAEGCLSCHSTDGSEIAGPTLRNIVGRKVKMADGSEIAADDRYLIEAILDPEKFIVVGYDPIMPSYGHLTEDELQAMVDYMHTLSDNHD, encoded by the coding sequence ATGACTCCGTCCATAACCAAAGTCGCAGCTCAGGTTGATCACGTCTTTTTGCTCATCTTCGGCGTTTCGGCGGCCATACTGGTCTTCATCACCGTGCTCATGGTCTGGTTCGTCATCCGCTATCACCACACCCGCAGTCCCAAGGCGGCGGATATTCGCGGCAATGTCCTGGCCGAGGTCATCTGGACGGTCATCCCCTCTCTCCTGGTCATGGGCATGTTCTACTACGGCTGGGCCAGTTTCAAGGCCCTGCGCTCGGTACCCGCCGACGCCATGCGCGTGCAGGTCACGGCGCGCATGTGGTCCTGGGTCTTCGAGTACGAGAACGGCAAGCGCTCAAGCACCCTTTATGTGCCGCTCGACCGGGCCGTTCGCCTGGACATGACCTCCGTCGACGTCATCCACAGCTTTTTCGTGCCCGCATTTCGCATCAAGATGGACACCGTGCCCGGCATGCAGACCTATGCCTGGTTCCAGGCCCAGCGCGAGGGGACCTACGATATCCTGTGCGCTGAATACTGCGGCCTGCGTCACTCCAACATGCTCTCCACCGTCGAGGTCATGGCAACGGATGATTTTCGGCAGTGGTACGAGAGTTCGGCCCAGGGGAACGAGGCTGCGATAGGGCTTCTGGAGTCGTATGGCTGCACGGGCTGCCATTCCCTGGATGGATCGGAGGAGATGGGGCCGACGCTCCTGAACATCTACGGCGCGCGGCGCAGCGTGAGCGATGTGAACGGCACGCGGGAAGCCTTCGTGGACGAAGCGTATCTGCGCCGGGCCATCGTCGAACCGGACGCGGAACTGGTGGTGGGCTTTGAAGGCATGCCGTCCTACAAGGAGGAGATGCCGCAGCAGGATCTGGATGCCATCATCAAATATCTGACGGGCGGAGCAACGCGCGATCTGGATCGCGGAAGGCAATTGATGGAGGCCGAAGGCTGCCTGAGTTGCCATTCCACGGATGGTTCGGAAATAGCCGGGCCGACGCTCAGGAACATCGTCGGCCGCAAGGTGAAAATGGCCGACGGTTCCGAGATCGCGGCTGATGATCGGTATTTGATAGAGGCCATCCTTGATCCGGAAAAGTTCATTGTCGTCGGATATGATCCCATCATGCCGTCCTACGGTCACCTGACCGAAGACGAACTGCAGGCCATGGTCGACTACATGCATACCTTAAGTGACAATCATGATTAG
- a CDS encoding cytochrome c oxidase subunit 3 family protein — protein sequence MSEAHKDYTGDKFGMWLFLFTEILLFGGLFLLYSVYLHRYPAEFHAGGLQLSRLFGTLNTVVLITSSLTVALAISALQQGRKALCLWLLTATITLAGVFMVNKYIEWSAKIAHGIYPGSPEMAAGAGGTNIFFGLYYVMTGAHGLHVVIGAAILGYCMLRIRQGRVTAEDFGVLENGGLYWHLVDLIWIFLFPLFYLIS from the coding sequence ATGAGTGAAGCGCACAAGGACTACACCGGCGACAAGTTTGGGATGTGGCTGTTCCTGTTCACCGAGATCCTGCTCTTCGGCGGGCTTTTTCTCCTGTATTCGGTCTACCTGCATCGCTATCCGGCGGAGTTTCATGCAGGCGGGCTGCAGCTCAGCCGTCTTTTTGGCACGCTCAACACGGTCGTGCTCATCACCTCGAGCCTGACCGTGGCACTGGCCATCTCCGCACTGCAGCAGGGACGCAAGGCGCTCTGCCTGTGGCTTTTGACCGCGACCATCACGCTGGCCGGGGTGTTCATGGTCAACAAATACATCGAGTGGTCGGCCAAGATCGCTCACGGCATCTATCCTGGCTCCCCGGAGATGGCGGCGGGAGCGGGCGGCACGAACATCTTCTTCGGCCTCTACTATGTCATGACCGGCGCCCACGGCCTGCATGTGGTCATCGGCGCGGCCATCCTGGGCTACTGCATGCTGCGTATCCGGCAGGGCAGGGTTACGGCCGAAGACTTCGGGGTGCTTGAAAACGGCGGCCTGTACTGGCATCTGGTCGATCTGATCTGGATATTCCTTTTCCCACTTTTTTACCTGATCAGCTGA
- a CDS encoding protoheme IX farnesyltransferase, with product MIRSTLALTRPGISLAVGLSALAGYALAAGELSGGGPLFAGTFVLSAAVSVLNQIQERGRDARMERTKGRPLASGRMSVGQGSLIFAVLLMLSALSLWVHLSWFVLPVLLMVVGLYNGLYTLMKPVTGWAMIPGAACGALPFWIGWLAGGGGLVAVTPVYFFALYFVWQMPHFWMLAESNAADYAAAGFPVPANSFSGFSRQALPRIWALALAMLGGMAPLFGLAVGPGQAYALATACPAYALLAVFARARVLRYVSDGFLAGVVLMIVAERLG from the coding sequence ATGATTAGAAGCACGCTGGCACTGACCCGGCCCGGGATTTCCCTGGCCGTCGGGCTGTCGGCCCTGGCCGGGTATGCCTTGGCCGCCGGGGAGTTGTCCGGCGGCGGGCCGCTTTTTGCCGGGACTTTTGTCTTGAGCGCGGCCGTTTCCGTGCTGAACCAGATTCAGGAGCGCGGGCGCGATGCGCGCATGGAGCGGACAAAGGGACGCCCACTGGCCAGTGGAAGAATGAGCGTGGGGCAGGGGAGCCTGATCTTCGCCGTCCTGCTCATGCTGTCCGCCTTGTCCCTTTGGGTTCATCTGTCCTGGTTTGTACTTCCTGTCCTGCTGATGGTGGTTGGTCTCTACAATGGACTCTACACCCTCATGAAACCCGTGACCGGCTGGGCCATGATCCCCGGAGCGGCCTGCGGCGCATTGCCGTTCTGGATTGGCTGGCTGGCCGGCGGCGGAGGGCTTGTCGCCGTAACGCCCGTGTATTTCTTTGCCCTTTATTTCGTCTGGCAAATGCCTCATTTCTGGATGCTGGCCGAAAGCAATGCCGCTGACTACGCGGCCGCAGGGTTCCCGGTTCCAGCCAACAGTTTTTCCGGTTTCTCCCGCCAGGCACTCCCCAGAATATGGGCCCTGGCCTTGGCCATGCTCGGCGGCATGGCTCCGCTCTTCGGCCTTGCGGTCGGCCCAGGCCAGGCCTACGCCCTAGCCACTGCTTGCCCGGCCTACGCGTTGCTGGCGGTTTTCGCGCGGGCCAGGGTGCTGCGTTACGTCTCGGATGGCTTTCTGGCCGGCGTGGTGCTTATGATCGTGGCGGAGAGGTTGGGTTGA
- a CDS encoding isoamylase early set domain-containing protein encodes MRHMKYDDRHENSDDNLKSALCALGKADPGPNFTDRVMARIETRAKDTVPDARIKRLARWFLAPRVIRISPLGTLATAAGLLIVMSLAFRTGTVETIATPQGLSPVKFVLTAPSAREVAVIGSFNGWNAAGWSMQRDKATGVWTLSAALPPGSHEYVFLVDKATPLPDAAAPFSADDGFGSRNSILMVKSSDDSIL; translated from the coding sequence ATGAGGCACATGAAATACGACGATAGACACGAGAATTCAGACGACAATCTGAAATCCGCCCTGTGCGCGCTCGGCAAAGCGGACCCCGGCCCGAACTTCACGGATCGCGTGATGGCGCGTATCGAGACGCGCGCCAAAGACACCGTGCCGGATGCCCGTATCAAGCGTCTGGCTCGCTGGTTCCTCGCTCCCCGCGTCATCCGCATCTCCCCTCTCGGGACGCTGGCCACTGCCGCTGGCCTGCTCATAGTCATGAGCCTGGCCTTTCGAACCGGCACAGTCGAAACAATTGCAACGCCTCAAGGCCTTTCGCCCGTCAAATTCGTACTGACTGCTCCCAGCGCGCGCGAGGTAGCCGTGATCGGCAGCTTCAACGGCTGGAACGCCGCCGGCTGGTCCATGCAGAGGGACAAAGCAACCGGGGTTTGGACCTTATCCGCCGCTTTGCCTCCAGGCAGCCATGAATACGTTTTTCTGGTCGACAAAGCCACACCTCTGCCCGATGCCGCCGCGCCTTTCAGCGCGGATGACGGCTTTGGCAGCCGCAACTCCATTCTCATGGTGAAAAGCAGCGATGACTCGATTCTTTAG